One genomic window of Polaromonas sp. SP1 includes the following:
- a CDS encoding surface-adhesin E family protein, producing the protein MPQTLRFHNLRFLMAARNTVMKLLAMAVMALAGQGAFSADTWLTITGDPGNSGNHYIQVNPAAIDIKDDLRVIPVRINRAKIWTTNEGVQFRSVETEVQIDCTQQTARYVKASFYAHPDFRGQPFKVAVYAPDDIRPMVFKDIADNPNVRIIKAACMAKGATNN; encoded by the coding sequence TTGCCCCAAACCTTGCGCTTTCACAACTTGCGTTTTCTGATGGCAGCCCGAAACACCGTCATGAAACTGTTGGCGATGGCCGTGATGGCCCTGGCGGGCCAAGGGGCGTTTTCGGCCGACACGTGGCTGACGATCACCGGTGACCCCGGCAATTCCGGCAACCATTACATCCAGGTCAATCCGGCGGCCATCGACATCAAGGACGATCTGCGGGTGATCCCGGTGCGCATCAATCGCGCCAAAATCTGGACCACCAACGAAGGCGTCCAATTCCGTTCGGTCGAGACGGAAGTGCAGATCGATTGCACCCAGCAAACCGCGCGGTATGTGAAGGCGTCTTTTTACGCGCACCCAGACTTTCGCGGGCAGCCTTTCAAGGTCGCCGTCTACGCCCCGGACGACATACGCCCGATGGTATTCAAGGACATTGCGGACAATCCCAATGTGCGGATCATCAAGGCTGCCTGCATGGCAAAAGGCGCTACCAATAACTGA